In the genome of Candidatus Methylomirabilis lanthanidiphila, one region contains:
- a CDS encoding preprotein translocase subunit SecE: MMQRWEQLIQFLREVRTELKKVNWPLRKDVVGSTIVVIISVFILSFFLGAVDITLQKLLTLVVR; this comes from the coding sequence ATGATGCAACGGTGGGAGCAACTGATTCAATTTTTAAGAGAGGTCAGGACTGAGCTGAAGAAGGTTAATTGGCCCTTGAGGAAAGACGTTGTGGGATCGACAATCGTCGTCATCATATCGGTTTTTATCCTCTCTTTTTTTCTCGGGGCGGTAGATATCACATTGCAGAAGCTGCTAACCTTGGTAGTCAGGTAG